A stretch of Vannielia litorea DNA encodes these proteins:
- a CDS encoding lytic transglycosylase domain-containing protein — MRQMMFAGLAAAGVCLSGPSWAETSGAYPDFTFKRVKAGKGLPGKRITVQIDPKAQAEYIAARPNAPQKGEGAEPAVATAGEGEVITASVDPVALPDAPTYGWFWTAISPDLSAKAPGRLDAAVQMLSNGPEGQTVKAPRLSHMKKISDKYGAEILKATIGTDVSPALVLAVIGIESSGNVTAVSSAGAQGLMQLMPDTAARFGVTDSNDPVQNIKGGVAYLDFLMKEFDRDPMLVLAGYNAGEGAVKKNSGVPPYAETRDYVPKVLAAWTVARGLCLTPPQLVTDGCVFAGG; from the coding sequence ATGCGTCAGATGATGTTTGCAGGCCTCGCTGCGGCCGGTGTTTGCCTGTCCGGCCCTTCCTGGGCCGAGACCTCGGGGGCCTACCCCGACTTCACCTTCAAGCGTGTGAAGGCGGGCAAGGGGCTGCCCGGCAAGAGGATCACCGTGCAGATCGACCCCAAGGCCCAGGCCGAATACATCGCCGCGCGTCCGAATGCGCCGCAAAAGGGCGAGGGCGCGGAGCCCGCGGTGGCCACGGCAGGCGAGGGAGAGGTGATCACGGCCAGTGTCGACCCTGTGGCCCTGCCCGACGCGCCGACCTATGGCTGGTTCTGGACGGCGATCTCGCCCGATCTCAGCGCCAAGGCGCCCGGACGGCTCGACGCCGCGGTGCAGATGCTCAGCAACGGCCCCGAGGGTCAGACGGTAAAGGCGCCCCGGCTCTCGCACATGAAGAAGATCTCCGACAAATATGGTGCCGAGATCCTGAAGGCGACCATCGGGACCGATGTGTCGCCGGCGCTGGTGCTGGCGGTGATCGGGATCGAGAGCTCCGGCAACGTGACCGCCGTCAGCTCTGCCGGGGCCCAGGGGCTGATGCAGCTGATGCCCGACACGGCGGCCCGCTTTGGCGTGACCGATTCCAACGATCCGGTGCAGAACATCAAGGGCGGCGTGGCCTATCTCGACTTCCTGATGAAGGAGTTCGACCGCGACCCGATGCTGGTGCTGGCCGGATACAATGCGGGCGAGGGCGCCGTTAAGAAGAATTCAGGGGTTCCGCCCTATGCCGAGACGCGCGACTATGTGCCCAAGGTGCTTGCGGCCTGGACGGTGGCGCGGGGGCTGTGCCTGACCCCGCCGCAGCTTGTCACCGACGGATGCGTCTTCGCAGGAGGCTGA
- a CDS encoding UbiA family prenyltransferase gives MADAKPLVLDVDGTFLKTDLLLENFWAGLGRDPVATLAVSFRHLRHPEKLKAELARIAPLRTDLMPVNPDIRALAVKSKAAGREVVLASASTEPLVKQVAADHGLSDRVFASTTEINLKGKAKAGVLVEAYGEQGFDYAGNAPVDAKVWDHAENVIMVGEQPSVAARLAAKGRNVVTYGGGWRFADLMKALRPHQWVKNVLLLLPLVAAHQFSWAALLPVLVGILAFSFAASSIYIVNDLLDLEADRLHKSKCRRPFAAGTVPIGVGMIIGVALGLSALILAAALNWAFFGIVVLYIVTSLAYSLKLKRMRWVDIVVLASLYTIRVVAGAAAGEVAITSALLVFVFPVFITLGCVKRITELAKAEDDERLPGRGYGRPDRHDLLNVAGIGVFGALLIFFIYTLSPQAKALYPDRWLLWAAMPFLAHWLIRMVRLGWQGKMDYDPIVFAARDRVGLGVMLFTLSLMFWAAKLWQQWFGA, from the coding sequence GTGGCTGACGCGAAACCGCTGGTGCTCGATGTCGACGGCACCTTCCTGAAGACCGACCTGCTGCTCGAGAACTTCTGGGCCGGGCTGGGGCGCGACCCTGTGGCGACGCTGGCCGTGAGCTTTCGGCATCTGCGCCACCCCGAGAAACTGAAGGCCGAACTGGCGCGAATTGCCCCGCTGCGCACCGACCTGATGCCGGTGAACCCCGATATCAGGGCGCTCGCGGTAAAGTCGAAGGCGGCAGGGCGCGAGGTGGTGCTTGCCTCCGCCTCGACCGAGCCGCTGGTGAAGCAGGTGGCCGCCGATCACGGGCTGTCGGACCGGGTGTTTGCCTCGACCACGGAGATCAATCTCAAGGGCAAGGCCAAGGCCGGCGTGCTGGTGGAGGCCTATGGCGAGCAGGGCTTCGACTATGCCGGCAATGCGCCGGTGGATGCCAAGGTCTGGGACCACGCCGAAAACGTGATCATGGTGGGCGAGCAGCCTTCGGTCGCCGCCCGCCTCGCCGCGAAGGGCCGCAACGTGGTGACCTATGGCGGCGGCTGGCGCTTTGCCGACCTCATGAAGGCGCTGCGCCCGCACCAGTGGGTGAAGAACGTGCTGCTGCTGCTGCCTCTGGTGGCGGCGCATCAGTTCAGCTGGGCGGCGCTGCTGCCGGTTCTCGTCGGCATCCTTGCATTCTCCTTTGCGGCCTCGTCGATCTACATCGTCAACGACCTGCTCGATCTCGAGGCCGACCGGCTGCACAAGAGCAAGTGCAGGCGGCCCTTCGCCGCCGGCACGGTGCCGATCGGGGTGGGGATGATCATAGGGGTGGCGCTGGGGCTCTCGGCTCTGATCCTTGCCGCCGCGCTCAACTGGGCGTTCTTCGGGATCGTGGTGCTCTACATCGTCACCTCGCTGGCCTATTCGCTGAAGCTGAAGCGGATGCGCTGGGTCGATATCGTCGTGCTGGCCTCGCTCTACACCATCCGGGTGGTCGCGGGGGCCGCAGCGGGAGAGGTGGCGATCACCAGTGCTTTGCTGGTCTTCGTCTTTCCGGTCTTCATCACGCTGGGCTGCGTGAAGCGGATCACCGAACTGGCCAAGGCGGAGGATGACGAGCGGCTGCCCGGGCGCGGCTACGGGCGGCCCGACCGGCACGACCTGCTGAACGTGGCCGGGATCGGCGTGTTCGGGGCGCTGCTGATCTTTTTCATCTATACGCTGAGCCCGCAGGCAAAGGCGCTCTACCCGGATCGCTGGCTGCTTTGGGCGGCCATGCCGTTCCTCGCCCATTGGCTGATCCGGATGGTGCGGCTCGGCTGGCAGGGAAAGATGGATTACGACCCCATCGTCTTTGCGGCCCGCGACCGGGTGGGGCTGGGCGTGATGCTCTTCACCCTGTCGCTGATGTTCTGGGCGGCGAAGCTCTGGCAGCAATGGTTCGGCGCGTAG
- the dprA gene encoding DNA-processing protein DprA encodes MTWLRLLRSRRVGPSTFYRLMHEYGCAEAALAALPRVAAEAGVADYQPFPRDLAARELAAGKRCGARLLAFGERHYPAVLRAISDAPPLLWARGDLTLANRPTLALVGARNASSLGRRMAARLSGELSAAGHVIASGLARGIDAEAHKSALDGGTIAVVAGGVDVTYPQENAALMARIAEGGLILSEEPPGLQPQARHFPKRNRIISGLARAVIVVEAGARSGSLITARGALDQGREVMAVPGHPFDARASGCNLLIRDGATLIRSAEDVIEALGPAPAEIAPAVRAAPVAPADLPRAPERPQEETRALHARILGLIGPAPVAEDQLARDLSLPARHLAENLTSLELEGRIARQPGGLIVKTA; translated from the coding sequence CTGACGTGGCTTCGTCTCTTGCGCTCACGTCGGGTGGGGCCGAGTACCTTCTACCGCCTCATGCATGAATACGGCTGCGCCGAAGCCGCCCTCGCGGCCCTCCCCCGTGTCGCGGCCGAGGCCGGGGTGGCCGATTACCAGCCCTTCCCCCGTGATCTGGCGGCCCGTGAACTCGCCGCCGGCAAGCGGTGCGGGGCCCGCCTTCTCGCCTTTGGCGAACGCCACTACCCTGCCGTCCTGCGCGCCATCTCCGATGCCCCGCCCCTGCTCTGGGCGCGCGGCGACCTGACCCTCGCCAACCGCCCCACCCTCGCCCTCGTCGGCGCCCGCAATGCCTCTTCGCTGGGCCGCCGCATGGCCGCCCGCCTCTCGGGCGAGCTCTCGGCGGCCGGTCACGTCATCGCCTCTGGCCTCGCCCGCGGGATCGACGCCGAAGCGCACAAGTCCGCGCTCGACGGCGGCACCATCGCCGTGGTCGCCGGCGGGGTCGATGTGACCTACCCGCAGGAAAATGCCGCGCTGATGGCCCGGATCGCCGAGGGCGGTCTGATCCTGTCGGAGGAGCCGCCGGGCCTTCAGCCGCAAGCCCGCCATTTTCCCAAGCGCAACCGCATCATCTCGGGCCTCGCCCGCGCCGTCATCGTGGTCGAGGCGGGTGCGCGCTCGGGCAGCCTGATCACCGCGCGCGGCGCACTCGACCAGGGCCGCGAGGTCATGGCGGTGCCCGGCCACCCGTTCGATGCCCGCGCCTCGGGCTGCAACCTGCTCATCCGGGATGGCGCCACGCTGATCCGCAGCGCCGAAGACGTGATCGAGGCGCTCGGCCCCGCCCCCGCCGAGATCGCCCCCGCTGTCCGGGCGGCGCCTGTCGCCCCGGCCGACCTGCCCCGCGCCCCCGAACGCCCGCAGGAGGAGACCCGCGCGCTACATGCCCGCATCCTCGGGCTCATCGGCCCGGCGCCCGTGGCCGAAGACCAGCTGGCGCGGGATCTGTCGCTTCCCGCCCGCCACCTTGCGGAAAACCTTACCTCGCTCGAACTCGAAGGCCGGATTGCCCGCCAGCCCGGCGGCCTCATCGTCAAGACTGCTTGA
- a CDS encoding FAD-binding oxidoreductase: protein MSWKKTTWTGWGRVLSATGELARPERSAALAALATEGPAIGNARSYGDAALVSEGRAVIMARLDKILDFDAAEAVIHVEAGATISDLARILAPRGFLPAVMPGTGFATVGGCIAMDVHGKNHHGAGSFGQHVTEITLATGKVLTPQDPLFAATVGGLGQTGPIGSARLRLLRAKVDVMMVTERRAENLESFLDLLDESEATYTVGWIDATATGESLGRGILEEGETGAGLVPSAKRGRRVPFNAPGWALAAPVVRLFNKLYYSRVPAAGRTLVKPIDDFFFPLDRIHDWNRLYGSQGFHQFQCVVPVTARGTLRSMLEAIASSGLASPLAVLKRMGAGRAGHLSFPMEGYTLAVDFRNRTGTRGLIQELIAETKAAGGRIYFAKDSVARAEDIPGMYPELSDWAAAVNAADPEHRYETDLTRRLSLRSTK from the coding sequence ATGAGCTGGAAGAAAACCACATGGACAGGCTGGGGCCGCGTGCTCTCTGCCACGGGTGAACTCGCCCGCCCCGAACGCAGCGCCGCGCTTGCCGCGCTCGCCACCGAAGGCCCCGCCATCGGCAACGCCCGCTCCTATGGCGACGCCGCGCTGGTGAGCGAGGGGCGCGCCGTCATCATGGCGCGGCTCGACAAGATCCTGGATTTCGACGCGGCCGAAGCGGTGATCCATGTCGAGGCCGGCGCCACCATCTCCGACCTGGCCCGCATCCTCGCTCCCCGGGGCTTCCTGCCCGCCGTCATGCCCGGCACCGGCTTTGCCACCGTCGGCGGCTGCATCGCCATGGACGTGCATGGCAAGAACCACCATGGCGCAGGCAGCTTCGGCCAGCATGTGACGGAGATCACCCTTGCGACCGGCAAGGTGCTCACCCCGCAGGACCCGCTCTTTGCCGCCACCGTCGGCGGCCTCGGCCAGACCGGCCCGATCGGCTCCGCCCGGCTCAGGCTGCTCCGCGCCAAGGTCGACGTGATGATGGTCACCGAGCGCCGCGCCGAAAACCTCGAGAGCTTCCTCGATCTGCTCGACGAGAGCGAGGCCACCTATACCGTCGGCTGGATCGACGCCACCGCCACGGGAGAGTCCCTCGGGCGCGGCATCCTCGAAGAGGGTGAAACCGGCGCAGGCCTCGTGCCGTCCGCCAAACGCGGCCGCAGGGTGCCGTTCAACGCCCCCGGCTGGGCACTGGCCGCGCCGGTCGTGCGGCTCTTCAACAAGCTCTACTACAGCCGCGTCCCGGCCGCCGGGCGCACCCTGGTCAAGCCGATCGACGATTTCTTCTTCCCGCTCGACCGGATCCACGACTGGAACAGGCTCTACGGAAGCCAGGGTTTTCACCAGTTCCAATGCGTCGTGCCCGTGACCGCGCGCGGCACCCTGCGCTCGATGCTCGAAGCGATCGCCAGTTCCGGCCTCGCCTCGCCGCTCGCGGTGCTCAAACGCATGGGTGCGGGCCGCGCTGGGCATCTCAGCTTTCCGATGGAGGGTTACACGCTGGCGGTCGATTTCCGCAATCGCACCGGCACCCGCGGGCTGATCCAGGAGCTCATCGCCGAGACCAAGGCCGCCGGCGGGCGCATCTATTTCGCCAAGGACTCCGTGGCGCGGGCCGAGGACATCCCCGGCATGTACCCCGAGCTCTCCGACTGGGCCGCCGCCGTCAACGCCGCGGACCCCGAGCACCGCTACGAGACCGATCTCACCCGCCGTCTGAGCCTCAGGAGCACCAAATGA
- a CDS encoding SDR family NAD(P)-dependent oxidoreductase: MTETWILLGATSSMARAMARHLAVEGANFLLAGRDMPDLEAQATDLALRGATNAKAARFDARDAQTFAPLLAEAEALAGDGPINCAVFVGSMPPQQSIDADPSLIDGTVTDSFTGPARFLQMLAPRLESRGKGLVIGVGSVAGDRGRIGNYVYGAAKAGFATYLSGLRNRLGRSGVHVMTVKPGFVDTAMTWDVEGMFLVASPEQVAAHMLKAGRKGRNVLYTPFFWRYIMAIIRSVPEPIFKKLSV; encoded by the coding sequence ATGACCGAAACCTGGATACTCCTCGGCGCCACCTCCTCGATGGCCCGCGCCATGGCCCGCCATCTTGCCGTTGAAGGCGCCAACTTTCTGCTCGCCGGCCGCGACATGCCCGATCTGGAGGCGCAGGCCACCGACCTTGCCCTGCGCGGTGCAACCAACGCAAAGGCCGCCCGGTTCGACGCCCGCGACGCGCAAACCTTCGCCCCCCTCCTGGCCGAGGCCGAAGCCCTCGCCGGTGACGGCCCGATCAACTGCGCGGTCTTCGTGGGCTCCATGCCCCCGCAACAGAGCATCGACGCCGACCCTTCCCTGATCGACGGCACGGTGACCGACAGCTTCACCGGCCCCGCCCGCTTTCTGCAGATGCTCGCGCCCCGGCTCGAATCCCGCGGCAAGGGCCTCGTCATCGGCGTGGGCTCGGTCGCCGGGGACCGGGGCCGGATCGGCAACTACGTCTACGGCGCCGCCAAGGCAGGCTTTGCAACCTACCTCTCAGGCCTGCGCAACCGTCTCGGCCGCTCCGGCGTGCATGTGATGACGGTCAAGCCCGGCTTCGTGGACACGGCCATGACATGGGATGTCGAGGGCATGTTTCTTGTCGCCTCCCCCGAGCAGGTCGCTGCCCACATGCTGAAGGCCGGGCGCAAGGGCCGCAACGTGCTCTACACGCCGTTCTTCTGGCGCTACATCATGGCCATCATCCGCAGCGTTCCCGAGCCAATCTTCAAGAAGCTCTCGGTCTGA
- a CDS encoding Flp family type IVb pilin codes for MKLFTLVKNFRNDEDGAVTVDWVVLTAAIVGLGIAVLASVSGGVNTLAQNISNEVASVSVGVPTSTD; via the coding sequence ATGAAACTGTTCACTCTCGTGAAGAACTTCCGCAACGACGAAGACGGTGCCGTGACCGTTGACTGGGTCGTGCTGACCGCCGCCATCGTGGGCCTCGGCATCGCCGTTCTCGCCTCCGTCTCCGGCGGTGTGAACACCCTGGCCCAGAACATCTCGAACGAGGTGGCTTCGGTCTCCGTGGGCGTTCCGACTTCCACCGACTAA
- a CDS encoding CoA transferase subunit B, translating into MPWDRNQMAARAAQELEDGWYVNLGIGIPTLVANYVGDKDITLQSENGMLGMGPFPFEGEEDPDLINAGKQTITELKRTSYFDSATSFGMIRGGKIAAAILGAMEVAENGDLANWMIPGKLVKGMGGAMDLVAGVGRVIVVMDHTNKHGESKVLKQCTLPLTGTGVVDRIITNLGVLDVVEGGLKLVELADGVTEEELRAATEATLV; encoded by the coding sequence ATGCCCTGGGACCGCAACCAGATGGCCGCCCGCGCGGCCCAAGAGCTTGAAGACGGCTGGTACGTGAACCTCGGCATCGGCATCCCGACGCTGGTGGCCAACTACGTGGGCGACAAGGACATCACCCTGCAATCCGAGAACGGCATGCTCGGCATGGGCCCCTTCCCCTTCGAGGGCGAGGAAGACCCCGACCTCATCAACGCCGGCAAGCAAACCATCACCGAGCTGAAGCGCACCAGCTACTTCGACAGCGCCACCAGCTTCGGCATGATCCGCGGCGGCAAGATCGCGGCAGCGATCCTGGGCGCGATGGAAGTGGCCGAGAACGGCGACCTGGCCAACTGGATGATCCCCGGCAAGCTCGTGAAGGGCATGGGCGGCGCGATGGATCTCGTGGCCGGCGTCGGCCGCGTGATCGTGGTGATGGACCACACCAACAAGCACGGCGAGAGCAAGGTGCTGAAGCAATGCACCCTGCCGCTCACCGGCACCGGCGTGGTCGACCGGATCATCACCAACCTCGGCGTGCTCGACGTGGTCGAAGGCGGGTTGAAGCTGGTGGAACTGGCCGATGGCGTCACCGAAGAAGAGCTCCGTGCCGCCACCGAGGCCACCCTCGTCTGA
- a CDS encoding CoA transferase subunit A, protein MKKVYGSAAEALDGLLFDGMFIAAGGFGLCGIPELLIDAIVESGTKDLTIASNNCGVDGFGLGKLLDTKQIKKMLSSYVGENAEFMRQYLSGELELEFNPQGTLAERMRAGGCGIPGFYTATGVGTVIAEGKEVKSWGGKDYILEEGIFADLSIVKAWKADETGNCVFRKTARNFNPPAAMCGKTCVLEVEEIVPTGSLDPDHIHLPGIYVHRIIQGEHEKRIEQRTTRKKEDA, encoded by the coding sequence ATGAAAAAGGTCTATGGCTCCGCGGCGGAGGCCCTCGACGGCCTCCTGTTCGACGGCATGTTCATCGCGGCGGGCGGTTTTGGCCTCTGCGGCATCCCCGAGCTTCTGATCGACGCCATCGTCGAGAGCGGCACCAAGGATCTCACGATCGCGTCCAACAATTGCGGCGTGGATGGCTTTGGCCTCGGCAAGCTGCTCGACACCAAGCAGATCAAGAAGATGCTCAGCTCCTACGTCGGCGAGAACGCCGAGTTCATGCGCCAGTATCTTTCGGGCGAGCTGGAGCTGGAGTTCAACCCGCAGGGCACCCTGGCCGAGCGCATGCGCGCCGGCGGCTGCGGCATTCCCGGCTTCTACACCGCCACTGGCGTGGGCACCGTGATTGCCGAGGGCAAGGAAGTGAAGAGCTGGGGCGGCAAGGATTACATTCTCGAAGAGGGCATCTTCGCCGATCTCTCCATCGTCAAGGCCTGGAAGGCCGACGAGACCGGCAACTGCGTGTTCCGCAAGACCGCCCGCAACTTCAACCCGCCCGCCGCGATGTGCGGCAAGACCTGCGTGCTGGAGGTCGAAGAGATCGTGCCGACCGGCTCGCTCGACCCCGATCACATCCACCTGCCCGGCATCTACGTGCATCGCATCATCCAGGGCGAGCACGAAAAGCGGATCGAACAGCGCACCACGCGCAAGAAGGAGGACGCATAA
- the topA gene encoding type I DNA topoisomerase produces MPVVVVESPAKAKTINKYLGPDYTVLASYGHVRDLPPKDGSVDPEQDFAMKWEVASDSKKHVAAIANALKDDNALILATDPDREGEAISWHLKEALTARKSIKKDTPVSRVTFNAITKDAVTKAMAEPREIDMELVEAYLARRALDYLVGFNLSPVLWRKLPGARSAGRVQSVCLRLIVEREMEIEAFRAREYWSVKALLSTPRGQSYEARLTVLGGKKLDRYDIENETAAELAVQAIRSRDLTVQSVEAKPNTRNPSPPFMTSTLQQEASRKFGMGARACMSTAQRLYEAGHITYMRTDGIDMAPEAVTAARDAIGARFGAEYVPGEPRIYKNKAKNAQEAHECIRPTDMSADAESLRLEPDQRKLYDLIWKRTLASQMASAKFERTTVTVGSRDGQVELRATGQVVLFDGFLKVYEEGRDDEVADDDDRRLPQVAEGETAGKESVTPEQHFTQPPPRYTEATLVKRMEELGIGRPSTYASIVTTIQDREYVTKDKGRLIPEDKGRLVTVFLTNYFRRYVGYEFTAKLEEELDEISAGDARWTSVLASFWRDFKAAIEETSELRITEVLDKINEVLEPHLFPPLPEGGDPRLCPNCGAGRLSMRTARSGGAFIGCSNYPECRYTRPFGPPDAEAEASAIPPEGKLLGEDGGDKIWVMKGRFGPYVQRGELTEDNKKPPRQSVPKEWKPEEVELGQAVRLLQLPRLIGPHPEDGVNVWANIGRYGPYLKHAESTSDRGGTNANLESIEDVWEVGMNRAVQLLAEKVASRGGRGAAKTLRELGDHPEAGGVVSIMEGKYGPYVKWDKINATLPKGTDPEQFTMEAAVELIAEKAASKGKKRPAKKAAAKSTAKKAPAKKTAAKK; encoded by the coding sequence ATGCCAGTTGTCGTTGTCGAGTCCCCTGCCAAGGCCAAGACAATCAACAAATATCTGGGGCCCGACTACACCGTTCTCGCCTCCTACGGCCATGTCCGCGACCTGCCGCCCAAGGATGGCTCTGTCGATCCCGAGCAGGATTTCGCGATGAAATGGGAGGTGGCCTCCGACAGCAAGAAGCACGTCGCCGCCATCGCCAACGCGCTGAAGGACGACAACGCGCTCATCCTCGCAACCGACCCCGACCGCGAGGGCGAGGCGATCAGCTGGCACCTCAAGGAGGCGCTGACCGCCCGCAAGTCGATCAAGAAGGACACGCCGGTTTCCCGCGTCACCTTCAACGCGATCACCAAGGACGCGGTGACCAAGGCCATGGCCGAGCCGCGCGAGATCGACATGGAGCTGGTCGAGGCCTATCTCGCCCGTCGCGCGCTCGATTATCTCGTGGGTTTCAACCTTTCCCCGGTGCTCTGGCGCAAGCTGCCCGGTGCGCGCTCCGCGGGGCGGGTGCAATCGGTCTGCCTGCGGCTCATCGTCGAGCGCGAGATGGAAATCGAGGCTTTCCGTGCCCGCGAGTACTGGTCGGTCAAGGCCCTGCTTTCCACGCCCCGCGGCCAGAGCTACGAGGCCCGCCTCACCGTTCTGGGCGGCAAGAAGCTCGACCGCTACGACATCGAGAACGAGACCGCCGCCGAGCTGGCGGTGCAGGCGATCCGGAGCCGCGACCTGACGGTGCAGTCGGTCGAAGCCAAGCCCAACACCCGCAACCCCTCGCCCCCCTTCATGACCTCCACGCTCCAGCAGGAGGCCAGCCGCAAGTTCGGCATGGGCGCGCGGGCCTGCATGTCTACCGCCCAGCGGCTCTATGAGGCCGGTCACATCACCTACATGCGGACCGACGGCATCGACATGGCCCCCGAGGCGGTGACCGCCGCGCGCGACGCCATCGGCGCCCGCTTCGGCGCCGAGTACGTTCCGGGCGAGCCGCGGATCTACAAGAACAAGGCCAAGAACGCTCAGGAAGCCCACGAGTGCATCCGGCCCACCGACATGAGCGCCGACGCCGAGAGCCTTCGCCTCGAGCCCGACCAGCGCAAGCTCTACGACCTGATCTGGAAGCGCACCCTGGCCTCGCAGATGGCGAGCGCGAAGTTCGAGCGCACCACGGTGACGGTCGGCTCCCGCGATGGCCAGGTCGAGCTGCGCGCAACCGGCCAGGTGGTGCTCTTCGACGGCTTCCTCAAGGTCTACGAGGAGGGCCGCGACGACGAGGTGGCCGATGACGACGACCGCCGCCTGCCCCAGGTCGCCGAGGGCGAGACCGCCGGCAAGGAGAGCGTGACGCCCGAGCAGCACTTCACCCAGCCGCCGCCGCGCTACACCGAGGCCACACTGGTGAAGCGGATGGAGGAGCTGGGCATCGGCCGGCCCTCCACCTACGCCTCGATCGTCACCACGATCCAGGACCGGGAATACGTGACCAAGGACAAGGGCCGCCTCATCCCCGAGGACAAGGGCCGCCTGGTGACGGTGTTCCTCACCAACTATTTCCGCCGCTACGTCGGCTACGAGTTCACCGCCAAGCTGGAAGAGGAACTCGACGAGATCTCGGCGGGCGATGCCCGGTGGACCAGCGTGCTGGCCTCCTTCTGGCGCGACTTCAAGGCCGCGATCGAAGAGACCTCCGAGCTGCGCATCACCGAGGTGCTCGACAAGATCAACGAGGTGCTGGAGCCGCACCTGTTTCCGCCGCTGCCCGAGGGCGGCGATCCGCGGCTCTGCCCCAACTGCGGTGCCGGACGGCTGTCGATGCGCACCGCGCGCTCGGGCGGCGCCTTCATCGGCTGCTCGAACTACCCCGAATGTCGCTACACGCGCCCCTTCGGGCCGCCCGATGCCGAGGCCGAGGCCTCCGCGATCCCGCCCGAAGGCAAACTTCTGGGCGAGGACGGGGGTGACAAGATCTGGGTCATGAAGGGCCGCTTCGGCCCCTACGTTCAGCGCGGCGAGCTGACCGAAGACAACAAGAAACCCCCGCGCCAGTCGGTGCCCAAGGAGTGGAAACCCGAGGAGGTGGAACTCGGGCAGGCCGTTCGCCTGCTGCAGCTTCCGCGGCTGATCGGCCCCCACCCCGAGGATGGCGTGAACGTCTGGGCCAACATCGGGCGCTATGGTCCCTACCTGAAGCACGCCGAGAGCACCTCGGACCGGGGCGGTACGAACGCCAATCTCGAGAGCATCGAGGACGTCTGGGAGGTCGGGATGAACCGCGCCGTCCAGCTTCTGGCCGAGAAGGTCGCCTCCCGCGGCGGGCGCGGTGCGGCCAAAACCCTGCGCGAGCTGGGCGATCACCCGGAGGCGGGCGGCGTGGTGTCGATCATGGAGGGCAAGTACGGGCCCTACGTGAAGTGGGACAAGATCAACGCCACCCTGCCCAAGGGCACCGATCCCGAGCAGTTCACCATGGAGGCCGCGGTCGAGCTGATCGCCGAGAAAGCCGCCTCCAAGGGCAAGAAACGCCCGGCCAAGAAGGCTGCCGCCAAGTCCACCGCCAAGAAGGCCCCGGCAAAGAAGACGGCAGCGAAAAAGTAG
- a CDS encoding lysylphosphatidylglycerol synthase transmembrane domain-containing protein: protein MGRELYFVLLLLGLFALGFLGLALAGGWKESWQQVLQLSALQLSALFALSLVNYLFRGVRWHLFARRLGLPLTPVANMRHFLGGFAMTATPGRVGELVRMRWISREAGWPFTRSAPLVLVDRASDLAAMGLILAVALSLSAMGIKGAVSVAVLALVASVVVTRPALLTLLVTLCYRATGWLPRLFARIRSAARSLRQFSTLPVIAGSLTLGLAGWVAEGYAFHLLLMWMGADIGFFSAVAIFVFSTLAGGLTGAPGGVGGAEAAMIALLKLHGIPLEVSVPATAVIRVTTLWFAIGIGLLVFPLAERASLKAMS from the coding sequence GTGGGACGTGAGCTCTATTTCGTGCTTCTGCTCCTCGGCCTCTTCGCCCTCGGCTTCCTCGGGCTGGCACTTGCGGGCGGGTGGAAGGAGAGCTGGCAACAGGTCTTGCAGCTCTCGGCGCTGCAACTGTCTGCGCTCTTTGCCCTCTCCCTCGTCAACTACCTCTTCCGCGGGGTGCGCTGGCATCTCTTCGCCCGACGTCTCGGCCTGCCGCTCACCCCCGTCGCCAACATGCGCCACTTCCTGGGCGGTTTCGCCATGACCGCCACACCCGGCCGCGTGGGCGAGCTGGTGCGGATGCGCTGGATCAGCCGCGAGGCCGGCTGGCCCTTCACCCGCTCCGCGCCGCTGGTGCTGGTCGACCGGGCCTCCGACCTCGCCGCCATGGGCCTGATCCTCGCCGTCGCGCTCTCGCTCTCCGCCATGGGCATCAAGGGCGCGGTCTCGGTCGCCGTGCTGGCGCTGGTGGCCTCCGTGGTGGTCACCCGCCCCGCTCTGCTCACCCTGCTCGTGACCCTCTGCTACCGCGCCACAGGCTGGCTGCCGCGGCTCTTTGCCCGCATCCGCAGCGCCGCACGTTCGCTCCGGCAGTTCTCCACCCTGCCCGTCATCGCCGGATCGCTCACTCTCGGGCTCGCCGGCTGGGTGGCCGAGGGCTACGCCTTCCACCTGCTGCTGATGTGGATGGGTGCCGATATCGGCTTCTTCTCCGCCGTGGCAATCTTCGTCTTCTCCACCCTCGCGGGCGGCCTCACCGGCGCGCCGGGCGGCGTGGGCGGAGCCGAGGCGGCGATGATCGCGCTGCTCAAGCTCCACGGCATCCCGCTGGAGGTCTCGGTGCCCGCCACCGCCGTCATCCGCGTCACAACCCTCTGGTTCGCCATCGGCATCGGCCTTCTGGTCTTTCCCCTCGCCGAGCGGGCCTCTCTCAAGGCAATGTCATGA